The following coding sequences are from one Syngnathus acus chromosome 14, fSynAcu1.2, whole genome shotgun sequence window:
- the phldb2a gene encoding pleckstrin homology-like domain family B member 2 isoform X3, translated as MSRMLPQRAAVSTLGYSSDCVKMEPSGSSPVGGTFLRGSRSKAELQDLMETLQRRKSALEASLRAAECSRKYFNTPSPGGPQSKRPLSILGTSEHQQSSSRNFSYVSSSSMPPSPRQGERQFSPNGLLRHPNARHQSQDSLFHPTDGSSFISSYGEPIPRSPRVKSGTASVPSSPRLGRRLYSHGKAVSDSRQRKYSTGSLNSLGMHSRSLPRLHNPADPPILSLPPHLHRAGRSAVARRSLSSLEQPPDVTVPASMPNTPRRASMASLSSLGVEIDGPNLDAGFGERRLSFGKGGLSSGQRVGSITSLNGKEELRDYHQHQRDERLREQKVHKLESQRLETIMTLCTEFAQVEPAGSAVSDLQKINKELEKLQVSDDESVFSDSPGGTAPEGGFGTRVRDLLLSDEQQVLESVQLKQEVTHIEEERIQVVNNIEELEQKIKDLDNQMEESVREMEVECALLEGEQESEMAQMQKEKELLDQLKENIHSTEKISHTEKAQEAEEQAKSLEELEFQKLEREIQQDEEKENQSQLLREIADCQRLAITRKERLATLKKQSSQITLQSQQEREDFQREKSNLLIMLQKERDKLASLEGKYAELSEKQDLAYSNGAVKEHLHSAKERRRSGKENSAHLSDNTTPKRSQQIVTPYGRSLGRTLPPKAHLPLSQSSSCGSVIPQGLSFAPRDLNARRQPKTGHTHMNDGVHSRQRKSDFGSRMLSEANVYLDSLSYPDNSQASDTVSVDSSDSMETSFSACSPDNISSASMTNMAKLEEMERLLREAQVEKLRLLEHREREMEIRRQALEEERRRREELEKRLQEETNRRQKLVEREVKLREKQRSQSRLLSRYLPMRKDDFDLHCHIEAAGHNPDACFHLGITDKTCRGFLVKMGGKIKTWKKRWFVFDQNRRTLTYYADKHETKMKGVIYFQAIEEVYYDHLKNAHKSPNPSLTFSVKTHDRVYYMVAPSPEAMRIWMDVIVTGAEGHMHFMV; from the exons ATGAGCAGGATGCTTCCTCAAAGGGCGGCTGTGAGCACGCTCGGCTACAGCTCAG ACTGTGTGAAGATGGAGCCGAGCGGCAGCAGCCCGGTTGGCGGAACCTTCCTCAGGGGCTCCCGCTCTAAGGCGGAGCTGCAGGATTTGATGGAGACGCTGCAGCGCAGGAAGAGTGCCCTGGAGGCCAGTCTGAGGGCGGCTGAGTGCAGCCGCAAGTATTTCAATACGCCTTCCCCCGGCGGACCCCAGTCCAAACGACCACTCTCCATCCTCGGAACCAGCGAGCATCAGCAGTCTTCCTCGAGAAACTTCTCCTatgtgagcagcagcagcatgcccCCTTCCCCTCGCCAGGGTGAGCGCCAGTTTAGCCCCAACGGCTTGCTCCGTCACCCAAACGCTCGCCACCAATCGCAAGACAGCCTCTTCCACCCTACGGATGGAAGTTCTTTCATCTCCTCTTATGGAGAACCCATACCTCGCTCTCCTAGGGTTAAGAGCGGCACAGCTAGCGTGCCCTCAAGCCCTCGACTGGGCCGCAGACTTTACTCACACGGCAAAGCCGTAAGTGACTCCAGGCAGAGGAAATACTCCACAGGTTCCCTCAACAGTCTGGGCATGCACAGCCGCTCGCTACCCCGCCTTCACAATCCAGCCGATCCTCCCATTTTATCTCTGCCGCCTCATCTACATCGAGCAGGGCGCTCGGCCGTGGCTCGGCGCAGTCTCTCCTCCCTTGAACAACCACCTGATGTGACGGTACCAGCCAGTATGCCCAATACACCCAGGAGGGCCAGCATGGCCTCCCTGAGCTCTCTAGGTGTTGAGATAGATGGGCCGAACTTGGATGCGGGCTTTGGAGAGCGGAGGTTATCTTTTGGGAAAGGCGGGCTGAGTTCAGGTCAAAGAGTGGGTAGCATCACTTCTTTGAACGGCAAAGAGGAGTTGAGAGACTACCACCAGCACCAGAGAGACGAGAGACTCAGGGAGCAGAAAGTGCACAAGTTG GAAAGTCAGCGGCTGGAGACCATCATGACCCTGTGTACGGAGTTTGCACAGGTGGAGCCTGCAGGTTCAGCAGTTTCCGACCTGCAGAAGATCAATAAGGAGTTGGAGAAGCTGCAGGTGTCGGACGACGAGTCCGTTTTCTCCGACTCTCCCGGCGGCACGGCGCCGGAAGGCGGTTTTGGCACCAGAGTACGGGATTTGCTTCTCAGTGACGAGCAGCAG GTGTTGGAGAGTGTGCAGCTGAAGCAGGAAGTAACACATATTGAAGAGGAGAGGATCCAAGTTGTCAACAACATTGAGGAGCTGGAGCAGAAGATTAAAGACCTGGACAACCAGATGGAAGAGTCAGTCAGAGAG ATGGAGGTAGAGTGCGCTTTGCTGGAAGGGGAGCAAGAATCAGAGATGGCTCagatgcaaaaagaaaaggagctTTTGGACCAGCTTAAGGAAAATATTCATAGTACTGAAAAGATTAGCCACACTGAGAAAgcacag GAAGCAGAGGAGCAAGCAAAAAGCTTGGAGGAATTGGAGTTTCAAAAATTGGAGAGAGAGATTCAGCAAGAtgaggaaaaggaaaatcagaGTCAGTTACTGAGAGAAATTGCTGACTGTCAGCGTCTCGCTATCACGCGCAAG GAGAGACTTGCGACTCTGAAGAAACAGTCCTCGCAGATTACTTTACAGTCCCAGCAGGAGAGAGAAGACTTCCAGAGGGAAAAAAGCAATCTGCTCATCATGCTGCAGAAG GAGAGAGACAAGCTGGCGTCTTTGGAAGGAAAGTATGCAGAGCTGTCTGAGAAGCAGGACTTGGCCTATAGCAACGGGGCCGTCAAAGAG CATTTGCACTCAGCaaaggaaagaagaagaagcggcaAGGAAAACTCGGCCCATCTGAGCGACAACACGACGCCGAAGAGGAGCCAGCAGATCGTCACTCCCTACGGACGATCTCTGGGACGCACCCTTCCGCCCAag GCCCATCTGCCTCTGTCACAAAGCTCCAGCTGTGGCAGCGTCATCCCGCAAGGGCTCAGCTTTGCCCCCCGAGACCTGAATGCTCGCCGCCAGCCAAAAA CAGGCCACACACATATGAATGACGGCGTACACAGCcgacaaagaaaaagtgattttGGTAGTCGGATGCTCTCTGAGGCCAACGTTTACCTGGACTCTTTGTCCTACCCGGATAACAGCCAGGCCTCCGACACCGTCAGTGTGGACAGTTCTGACAGCATGGAGACCAGCTTCTCCGCATGCTCTCCAGATAACATCTCCAG TGCCAGTATGACCAACATGGCCAAGCTCGAGGAGATGGAGCGTTTACTCCGAGAGGCCCAGGTGGAAAAGCTAAGGCTGCTTGAGCACAGG GAACGTGAGATGGAGATACGCCGGCAAGCTTTGGAGGAAGAGCGAAGACGGAGGGAGGAACTGGAGAAACGCCTGCAGGAGGAGACCAACCGGAGACAGAAACTTGTGGAGCGGGAAGTGAAGCTCAGGGAGAAACAGAGATCGCAG TCCCGACTTCTGTCGCGCTACTTACCCATGAGGAAAGACGATTTTGATCTTCATTGCCATATTGAGGCGGCGGGCCACAATCCAGACGCCTGCTTCCACCTGGGCATCACGGACAAAACATGCAGAGGCTTCCTTGTAAAAATgggagggaaaataaaaacctgGAAGAAGCGCTGGTTTGTTTTTGACCAAAATCGTAGGACGCTCACTTACTATGCGG ACAAGCATGAGACCAAGATGAAAGGAGTCATTTATTTCCAAGCAATAGAGGAGGTGTACTATGATCATTTGAAGAATGCACACAAA AGTCCCAACCCCTCGTTGACCTTTAGTGTGAAGACTCATGACCGGGTCTACTACATGGTGGCCCCGTCTCCCGAGGCCATGCGTATCTGGATGGATGTTATTGTGACAGGAGCAGAGGGACACATGCACTTCATGGTGTAG
- the phldb2a gene encoding pleckstrin homology-like domain family B member 2 isoform X1, translating into MSRMLPQRAAVSTLGYSSDCVKMEPSGSSPVGGTFLRGSRSKAELQDLMETLQRRKSALEASLRAAECSRKYFNTPSPGGPQSKRPLSILGTSEHQQSSSRNFSYVSSSSMPPSPRQGERQFSPNGLLRHPNARHQSQDSLFHPTDGSSFISSYGEPIPRSPRVKSGTASVPSSPRLGRRLYSHGKAVSDSRQRKYSTGSLNSLGMHSRSLPRLHNPADPPILSLPPHLHRAGRSAVARRSLSSLEQPPDVTVPASMPNTPRRASMASLSSLGVEIDGPNLDAGFGERRLSFGKGGLSSGQRVGSITSLNGKEELRDYHQHQRDERLREQKVHKLESQRLETIMTLCTEFAQVEPAGSAVSDLQKINKELEKLQVSDDESVFSDSPGGTAPEGGFGTRVRDLLLSDEQQVSSRQQNGYREVGSPALSLGGGAPSPSSNHRAKVLESVQLKQEVTHIEEERIQVVNNIEELEQKIKDLDNQMEESVREMEVECALLEGEQESEMAQMQKEKELLDQLKENIHSTEKISHTEKAQEAEEQAKSLEELEFQKLEREIQQDEEKENQSQLLREIADCQRLAITRKERLATLKKQSSQITLQSQQEREDFQREKSNLLIMLQKERDKLASLEGKYAELSEKQDLAYSNGAVKEHLHSAKERRRSGKENSAHLSDNTTPKRSQQIVTPYGRSLGRTLPPKAHLPLSQSSSCGSVIPQGLSFAPRDLNARRQPKTGHTHMNDGVHSRQRKSDFGSRMLSEANVYLDSLSYPDNSQASDTVSVDSSDSMETSFSACSPDNISSASMTNMAKLEEMERLLREAQVEKLRLLEHREREMEIRRQALEEERRRREELEKRLQEETNRRQKLVEREVKLREKQRSQSRLLSRYLPMRKDDFDLHCHIEAAGHNPDACFHLGITDKTCRGFLVKMGGKIKTWKKRWFVFDQNRRTLTYYADKHETKMKGVIYFQAIEEVYYDHLKNAHKSPNPSLTFSVKTHDRVYYMVAPSPEAMRIWMDVIVTGAEGHMHFMV; encoded by the exons ATGAGCAGGATGCTTCCTCAAAGGGCGGCTGTGAGCACGCTCGGCTACAGCTCAG ACTGTGTGAAGATGGAGCCGAGCGGCAGCAGCCCGGTTGGCGGAACCTTCCTCAGGGGCTCCCGCTCTAAGGCGGAGCTGCAGGATTTGATGGAGACGCTGCAGCGCAGGAAGAGTGCCCTGGAGGCCAGTCTGAGGGCGGCTGAGTGCAGCCGCAAGTATTTCAATACGCCTTCCCCCGGCGGACCCCAGTCCAAACGACCACTCTCCATCCTCGGAACCAGCGAGCATCAGCAGTCTTCCTCGAGAAACTTCTCCTatgtgagcagcagcagcatgcccCCTTCCCCTCGCCAGGGTGAGCGCCAGTTTAGCCCCAACGGCTTGCTCCGTCACCCAAACGCTCGCCACCAATCGCAAGACAGCCTCTTCCACCCTACGGATGGAAGTTCTTTCATCTCCTCTTATGGAGAACCCATACCTCGCTCTCCTAGGGTTAAGAGCGGCACAGCTAGCGTGCCCTCAAGCCCTCGACTGGGCCGCAGACTTTACTCACACGGCAAAGCCGTAAGTGACTCCAGGCAGAGGAAATACTCCACAGGTTCCCTCAACAGTCTGGGCATGCACAGCCGCTCGCTACCCCGCCTTCACAATCCAGCCGATCCTCCCATTTTATCTCTGCCGCCTCATCTACATCGAGCAGGGCGCTCGGCCGTGGCTCGGCGCAGTCTCTCCTCCCTTGAACAACCACCTGATGTGACGGTACCAGCCAGTATGCCCAATACACCCAGGAGGGCCAGCATGGCCTCCCTGAGCTCTCTAGGTGTTGAGATAGATGGGCCGAACTTGGATGCGGGCTTTGGAGAGCGGAGGTTATCTTTTGGGAAAGGCGGGCTGAGTTCAGGTCAAAGAGTGGGTAGCATCACTTCTTTGAACGGCAAAGAGGAGTTGAGAGACTACCACCAGCACCAGAGAGACGAGAGACTCAGGGAGCAGAAAGTGCACAAGTTG GAAAGTCAGCGGCTGGAGACCATCATGACCCTGTGTACGGAGTTTGCACAGGTGGAGCCTGCAGGTTCAGCAGTTTCCGACCTGCAGAAGATCAATAAGGAGTTGGAGAAGCTGCAGGTGTCGGACGACGAGTCCGTTTTCTCCGACTCTCCCGGCGGCACGGCGCCGGAAGGCGGTTTTGGCACCAGAGTACGGGATTTGCTTCTCAGTGACGAGCAGCAGGTCAGCAGTCGTCAGCAAAACGGTTACAGAGAAGTTGGCTCGCCGGCGCTTAGCCTTGGCGGCGGTGCACCCTCACCATCCAGCAACCACAGAGCTAAg GTGTTGGAGAGTGTGCAGCTGAAGCAGGAAGTAACACATATTGAAGAGGAGAGGATCCAAGTTGTCAACAACATTGAGGAGCTGGAGCAGAAGATTAAAGACCTGGACAACCAGATGGAAGAGTCAGTCAGAGAG ATGGAGGTAGAGTGCGCTTTGCTGGAAGGGGAGCAAGAATCAGAGATGGCTCagatgcaaaaagaaaaggagctTTTGGACCAGCTTAAGGAAAATATTCATAGTACTGAAAAGATTAGCCACACTGAGAAAgcacag GAAGCAGAGGAGCAAGCAAAAAGCTTGGAGGAATTGGAGTTTCAAAAATTGGAGAGAGAGATTCAGCAAGAtgaggaaaaggaaaatcagaGTCAGTTACTGAGAGAAATTGCTGACTGTCAGCGTCTCGCTATCACGCGCAAG GAGAGACTTGCGACTCTGAAGAAACAGTCCTCGCAGATTACTTTACAGTCCCAGCAGGAGAGAGAAGACTTCCAGAGGGAAAAAAGCAATCTGCTCATCATGCTGCAGAAG GAGAGAGACAAGCTGGCGTCTTTGGAAGGAAAGTATGCAGAGCTGTCTGAGAAGCAGGACTTGGCCTATAGCAACGGGGCCGTCAAAGAG CATTTGCACTCAGCaaaggaaagaagaagaagcggcaAGGAAAACTCGGCCCATCTGAGCGACAACACGACGCCGAAGAGGAGCCAGCAGATCGTCACTCCCTACGGACGATCTCTGGGACGCACCCTTCCGCCCAag GCCCATCTGCCTCTGTCACAAAGCTCCAGCTGTGGCAGCGTCATCCCGCAAGGGCTCAGCTTTGCCCCCCGAGACCTGAATGCTCGCCGCCAGCCAAAAA CAGGCCACACACATATGAATGACGGCGTACACAGCcgacaaagaaaaagtgattttGGTAGTCGGATGCTCTCTGAGGCCAACGTTTACCTGGACTCTTTGTCCTACCCGGATAACAGCCAGGCCTCCGACACCGTCAGTGTGGACAGTTCTGACAGCATGGAGACCAGCTTCTCCGCATGCTCTCCAGATAACATCTCCAG TGCCAGTATGACCAACATGGCCAAGCTCGAGGAGATGGAGCGTTTACTCCGAGAGGCCCAGGTGGAAAAGCTAAGGCTGCTTGAGCACAGG GAACGTGAGATGGAGATACGCCGGCAAGCTTTGGAGGAAGAGCGAAGACGGAGGGAGGAACTGGAGAAACGCCTGCAGGAGGAGACCAACCGGAGACAGAAACTTGTGGAGCGGGAAGTGAAGCTCAGGGAGAAACAGAGATCGCAG TCCCGACTTCTGTCGCGCTACTTACCCATGAGGAAAGACGATTTTGATCTTCATTGCCATATTGAGGCGGCGGGCCACAATCCAGACGCCTGCTTCCACCTGGGCATCACGGACAAAACATGCAGAGGCTTCCTTGTAAAAATgggagggaaaataaaaacctgGAAGAAGCGCTGGTTTGTTTTTGACCAAAATCGTAGGACGCTCACTTACTATGCGG ACAAGCATGAGACCAAGATGAAAGGAGTCATTTATTTCCAAGCAATAGAGGAGGTGTACTATGATCATTTGAAGAATGCACACAAA AGTCCCAACCCCTCGTTGACCTTTAGTGTGAAGACTCATGACCGGGTCTACTACATGGTGGCCCCGTCTCCCGAGGCCATGCGTATCTGGATGGATGTTATTGTGACAGGAGCAGAGGGACACATGCACTTCATGGTGTAG
- the phldb2a gene encoding pleckstrin homology-like domain family B member 2 isoform X4, which yields MSRMLPQRAAVSTLGYSSDCVKMEPSGSSPVGGTFLRGSRSKAELQDLMETLQRRKSALEASLRAAECSRKYFNTPSPGGPQSKRPLSILGTSEHQQSSSRNFSYVSSSSMPPSPRQGERQFSPNGLLRHPNARHQSQDSLFHPTDGSSFISSYGEPIPRSPRVKSGTASVPSSPRLGRRLYSHGKAVSDSRQRKYSTGSLNSLGMHSRSLPRLHNPADPPILSLPPHLHRAGRSAVARRSLSSLEQPPDVTVPASMPNTPRRASMASLSSLGVEIDGPNLDAGFGERRLSFGKGGLSSGQRVGSITSLNGKEELRDYHQHQRDERLREQKVHKLESQRLETIMTLCTEFAQVEPAGSAVSDLQKINKELEKLQVSDDESVFSDSPGGTAPEGGFGTRVRDLLLSDEQQVSSRQQNGYREVGSPALSLGGGAPSPSSNHRAKVLESVQLKQEVTHIEEERIQVVNNIEELEQKIKDLDNQMEESVREMEVECALLEGEQESEMAQMQKEKELLDQLKENIHSTEKISHTEKAQERLATLKKQSSQITLQSQQEREDFQREKSNLLIMLQKERDKLASLEGKYAELSEKQDLAYSNGAVKEHLHSAKERRRSGKENSAHLSDNTTPKRSQQIVTPYGRSLGRTLPPKAHLPLSQSSSCGSVIPQGLSFAPRDLNARRQPKTGHTHMNDGVHSRQRKSDFGSRMLSEANVYLDSLSYPDNSQASDTVSVDSSDSMETSFSACSPDNISSASMTNMAKLEEMERLLREAQVEKLRLLEHREREMEIRRQALEEERRRREELEKRLQEETNRRQKLVEREVKLREKQRSQSRLLSRYLPMRKDDFDLHCHIEAAGHNPDACFHLGITDKTCRGFLVKMGGKIKTWKKRWFVFDQNRRTLTYYADKHETKMKGVIYFQAIEEVYYDHLKNAHKSPNPSLTFSVKTHDRVYYMVAPSPEAMRIWMDVIVTGAEGHMHFMV from the exons ATGAGCAGGATGCTTCCTCAAAGGGCGGCTGTGAGCACGCTCGGCTACAGCTCAG ACTGTGTGAAGATGGAGCCGAGCGGCAGCAGCCCGGTTGGCGGAACCTTCCTCAGGGGCTCCCGCTCTAAGGCGGAGCTGCAGGATTTGATGGAGACGCTGCAGCGCAGGAAGAGTGCCCTGGAGGCCAGTCTGAGGGCGGCTGAGTGCAGCCGCAAGTATTTCAATACGCCTTCCCCCGGCGGACCCCAGTCCAAACGACCACTCTCCATCCTCGGAACCAGCGAGCATCAGCAGTCTTCCTCGAGAAACTTCTCCTatgtgagcagcagcagcatgcccCCTTCCCCTCGCCAGGGTGAGCGCCAGTTTAGCCCCAACGGCTTGCTCCGTCACCCAAACGCTCGCCACCAATCGCAAGACAGCCTCTTCCACCCTACGGATGGAAGTTCTTTCATCTCCTCTTATGGAGAACCCATACCTCGCTCTCCTAGGGTTAAGAGCGGCACAGCTAGCGTGCCCTCAAGCCCTCGACTGGGCCGCAGACTTTACTCACACGGCAAAGCCGTAAGTGACTCCAGGCAGAGGAAATACTCCACAGGTTCCCTCAACAGTCTGGGCATGCACAGCCGCTCGCTACCCCGCCTTCACAATCCAGCCGATCCTCCCATTTTATCTCTGCCGCCTCATCTACATCGAGCAGGGCGCTCGGCCGTGGCTCGGCGCAGTCTCTCCTCCCTTGAACAACCACCTGATGTGACGGTACCAGCCAGTATGCCCAATACACCCAGGAGGGCCAGCATGGCCTCCCTGAGCTCTCTAGGTGTTGAGATAGATGGGCCGAACTTGGATGCGGGCTTTGGAGAGCGGAGGTTATCTTTTGGGAAAGGCGGGCTGAGTTCAGGTCAAAGAGTGGGTAGCATCACTTCTTTGAACGGCAAAGAGGAGTTGAGAGACTACCACCAGCACCAGAGAGACGAGAGACTCAGGGAGCAGAAAGTGCACAAGTTG GAAAGTCAGCGGCTGGAGACCATCATGACCCTGTGTACGGAGTTTGCACAGGTGGAGCCTGCAGGTTCAGCAGTTTCCGACCTGCAGAAGATCAATAAGGAGTTGGAGAAGCTGCAGGTGTCGGACGACGAGTCCGTTTTCTCCGACTCTCCCGGCGGCACGGCGCCGGAAGGCGGTTTTGGCACCAGAGTACGGGATTTGCTTCTCAGTGACGAGCAGCAGGTCAGCAGTCGTCAGCAAAACGGTTACAGAGAAGTTGGCTCGCCGGCGCTTAGCCTTGGCGGCGGTGCACCCTCACCATCCAGCAACCACAGAGCTAAg GTGTTGGAGAGTGTGCAGCTGAAGCAGGAAGTAACACATATTGAAGAGGAGAGGATCCAAGTTGTCAACAACATTGAGGAGCTGGAGCAGAAGATTAAAGACCTGGACAACCAGATGGAAGAGTCAGTCAGAGAG ATGGAGGTAGAGTGCGCTTTGCTGGAAGGGGAGCAAGAATCAGAGATGGCTCagatgcaaaaagaaaaggagctTTTGGACCAGCTTAAGGAAAATATTCATAGTACTGAAAAGATTAGCCACACTGAGAAAgcacag GAGAGACTTGCGACTCTGAAGAAACAGTCCTCGCAGATTACTTTACAGTCCCAGCAGGAGAGAGAAGACTTCCAGAGGGAAAAAAGCAATCTGCTCATCATGCTGCAGAAG GAGAGAGACAAGCTGGCGTCTTTGGAAGGAAAGTATGCAGAGCTGTCTGAGAAGCAGGACTTGGCCTATAGCAACGGGGCCGTCAAAGAG CATTTGCACTCAGCaaaggaaagaagaagaagcggcaAGGAAAACTCGGCCCATCTGAGCGACAACACGACGCCGAAGAGGAGCCAGCAGATCGTCACTCCCTACGGACGATCTCTGGGACGCACCCTTCCGCCCAag GCCCATCTGCCTCTGTCACAAAGCTCCAGCTGTGGCAGCGTCATCCCGCAAGGGCTCAGCTTTGCCCCCCGAGACCTGAATGCTCGCCGCCAGCCAAAAA CAGGCCACACACATATGAATGACGGCGTACACAGCcgacaaagaaaaagtgattttGGTAGTCGGATGCTCTCTGAGGCCAACGTTTACCTGGACTCTTTGTCCTACCCGGATAACAGCCAGGCCTCCGACACCGTCAGTGTGGACAGTTCTGACAGCATGGAGACCAGCTTCTCCGCATGCTCTCCAGATAACATCTCCAG TGCCAGTATGACCAACATGGCCAAGCTCGAGGAGATGGAGCGTTTACTCCGAGAGGCCCAGGTGGAAAAGCTAAGGCTGCTTGAGCACAGG GAACGTGAGATGGAGATACGCCGGCAAGCTTTGGAGGAAGAGCGAAGACGGAGGGAGGAACTGGAGAAACGCCTGCAGGAGGAGACCAACCGGAGACAGAAACTTGTGGAGCGGGAAGTGAAGCTCAGGGAGAAACAGAGATCGCAG TCCCGACTTCTGTCGCGCTACTTACCCATGAGGAAAGACGATTTTGATCTTCATTGCCATATTGAGGCGGCGGGCCACAATCCAGACGCCTGCTTCCACCTGGGCATCACGGACAAAACATGCAGAGGCTTCCTTGTAAAAATgggagggaaaataaaaacctgGAAGAAGCGCTGGTTTGTTTTTGACCAAAATCGTAGGACGCTCACTTACTATGCGG ACAAGCATGAGACCAAGATGAAAGGAGTCATTTATTTCCAAGCAATAGAGGAGGTGTACTATGATCATTTGAAGAATGCACACAAA AGTCCCAACCCCTCGTTGACCTTTAGTGTGAAGACTCATGACCGGGTCTACTACATGGTGGCCCCGTCTCCCGAGGCCATGCGTATCTGGATGGATGTTATTGTGACAGGAGCAGAGGGACACATGCACTTCATGGTGTAG